The genomic interval CACTCGATCCATCTGTGACAGATCGCCACTAAGCTGACTTATTGCTGCGATCGCCGCACTAGAAATCGACTGGTCTTCAGAATCGGTAAATCTTTGAATAGCATCTATCGCATTTCGGTAGCCTAACTTCGCCAGGACTTGGATAATGACGCGATAACTTTGATTCGGCTGGCCTAAAAGTTGAGTTATCCGATCTAAGAGTTGCTCGTCATCCGTACCGATCTCGCCAATGGCCCAAACCGCATTTTCTACTGTATATATGTCCGAGTCGCTCAAACACTCGCTAATCGTGGAGAGAGCTGCCGTTGCCTTCAGTCGTCCCAAACTTTCCAAGGATTTGCGGCGCGCAATCCGATTGTAGAGATCCTCATCATCATTTTCCACCGCAGCCACCAGAGCATCGATGGAGCGCTGAGTCGGGTAATGGATCAAGTGACAAGCCGCGACATAGCGATCGCTCGGATCGTCAAGTTGGTCGAGGGGAGTTTGCAATAAGGCGATCGCCCGGTCTTCACTCAAACTAAATAGCTTAGAAAATCGTTTGTCCATAGCTCAACCACTCTACTCCTATCTCATCTTCACCCTAACAATACCCCGTAAGCCTCCAGTTTGCAGGCATCCATACTTAAAATCTAAGACCATTTTGTCGCCAGTTTAGCCAATTATTACAGAAAAATGTAAAAGATTATTACGTTGTTTATCATAAATGAGAGATTTGCCTCCTCCATCTCCTATAGTCATTACAGCTTGTTCGACAACAAGCCAATTTATTCAACTATTGAGAGGGAAACATTTCAATGCTTGACGCTTTTTCGAGAGCTGTAGTAACAGCAGATGCCAGCACCTCAACCCTATCTGGCGAAGCTATTGGCGAACTGAAATCCTTCATCGCTGAAGGAAACAAGCGCTTAGATGCAGTTAATGCTATCGCTAGCAACGCAAGCTGCTGCGTATCTGATGCAATCACCGGAATGATCTGCGAAAACCAAGGTCTAATCCAAGCTGGTGGTAACTGCTACCCCAACCGTCGCATGGCTGCTTGCCTGCGTGATGGCGAAATCGTTCTACGCTATGTAGCTTATGCGTTGCTCGCTGGTGATGCTTCCGTTCTCGAAGATCGGTGCTTAAACGGTCTGAAAGAAACCTACGCTGCTCTGGGCGTTCCCACCACCTCCACCGTTCGTGCGGTACAAATCATGAAAGCCGTTTGTGTTGCTCACATCAACAACACCAACGAAATGTACAAAGGTACCAGCAAATACCGCACAATGGACACCGCTCAAGGCGATTGCTCCGCTTTAGCTGCTGAGTGTGCTAGCTACTTCGATCGCGTAGCTTCTGCTTTAAGCTAATCGCATTTAATGCAAGCCGATCGGACACATAAATATTGTCCGTTAAAAGTAACACCGATCAAAATCATTCTGGAGATACGAAAAAGATGAAATCAGTTGTCACCACAGCTATTGCTGCTGCTGATGCTGCTGGACGCTTTCCTAGCAGCTCTGACCTAGAATCCGTTCAAGGTAGCTTAAGCCGCGCTGCTGCTCGTTTAGAAGCAGCTGAAAAGCTCAGCGGAAACGTTGATGCTGTTGCTCAAGAAGCTTATGATGCTTGCATCAAAAAATATCCTTACCTGAACAACACTGGTGAAGCCAACTCCACCGACGTTTTCAGAGCTAAGTGTCTGCGTGACATCAAGCACTACATGCGCCTGATCAGCTACTGCTTGGCTACTGGCGGTACCGGTCCTCTCGATGAGTGGGGAATTGCCGGACAGCGTGAAGTTTACCGTGCTTTAGGTCTGCCCACCGCTCCTTACGTTGAAGCTCTGAGCTTCGCTCGCAACCGCGGTTGTGCTCCTCGCGATATGTCTGCTCAAGCTTTGGTTGAGTACAATGCTCTTCTCGACTATGTAATCAACTCTCTGTCTTAGTCGATTATTGCAGATAGTGACTTCTAGGATCGTTGATTCTTGAATTAAGTTGCAGAGGACTCTAAGTCTACTGCTTGGCCTGAAAAAGGTTGAGTTCAAGACTTAGAGTCCTTGGTTTGAGAATAATTAGTGAATCAACTCGATGAGTAACGAACCCTTATTTGAACGGTTAAAACATCCGAACCCCAACTTGCGGGAACGGGCCATGATGGAACTGGCGCAGAAGCGAGATGAAACAACAATTCCCCGCTTAATTGAGATGGTCGATGAAGAAAATGTCGATTATCGCCGGGCTGCAGTCAAAGCATTAGGCGTTATTGGTCCCGATGCAGTTCCAGCAATTGTAGAGTTGTTGCAAAGCCACGAGAATCCAACAATTCAAGCCAGTTGCGTCAAAGCGTTAGCCCAAGTTGCAGTCAATTACGAAGGGGAAACATTTCCCGCAGAAGGTGTTGAAGGTCTTAAATTCGGTCTCAATCATCCCAATCCAGTAGTCTACTTAGCATCAGTGATGGCTATCGGAGCTGTGGGTTCGCCGATGTTAGACGTGCTGATCGAAACCGTACAAACCACAGATAATCCCGCTGTTAGTGTCGCAATTATTAATGCCTTTACTTCCATTGGCGATCGCCGAGCCGAAAGCATCCTCGCCACCTTAGCAGCAGATGAGTCGGCAGATCCCTATATTCGCGAATCTGCCGAAAGCGCTATACCTCGGTTGCAACAAACCATTGAATACCGAAATATGAAAAGTTCGTAGTGTTATAACCCAGTAGCAGCAGTCACAGAAACATTAGCCCTGGGCAAGGTAGTTACTGGCAACCCAGCCACCGTCGGACAGTTTAGCCCAACCGGAGGAATTAATATAGTCCACCGAGACCGGTTCGCCATAGTAGACAACATCCCGGACGGGAAACGAAGTCCCCGCACCTACCCGGACGTTGAGCGCAGTAGCTGCAACCATATGGTTGTCTGTTGTGGCAACATCACTGCCTCTTCCTTCCAGGGAGGCATAAGTTTGCGGTCCGGCAACGCCATCAACAACCAGTCCCATATCATACTGGTAGTGACGCAGAGCTTCTTCCGTAATCGAACCAAAATACCCGGTAGAAGCAACTCCACGGGGGAAGTAGCCTGCTGCTTTCAGTTGCTCTTGCAGATATTCAACTTCTAGTCCGGATTCTCCTCTTGAGGCCATCGCCAGAGCGCCATCGGCTGTACCAACGATTGATGCAGTCAGACCTAACGCGATGAGGCCGATGGTTGCTGTCTTTAAGGTTGGGGAGATGGCCAAACAAGAGCGCAATTGTGGAGCAAGATTGGTATCTTCGTAAGCTAGAAAATTATAGGTGAGAGCTAGGGATTCCATAATGGTTATCGTGGAAAACATTTTCTCTCACCAGTGTAAGCGACAGGAGAGATAATTGGGCAACCGGCGATCGCATCTTGATTAAATTTAACGAATAGGCTGAAATCTCAAGTTAATCTGAAACCGCTTGCGACCTAGAGACTTCGTTCTTATTAATGAAAATACTATAGATCGAGATTTGTGCCTAGGGAAGGCTGTATATAGTCGAGGGTGGCTTTTGAGAATTTAGGCTATAATTTTAGAGCCGACACCTTCGTAGGCGAGAAAAGAGTAAGTGAGAACTAGGGATTCCATACAACAATACTTAGATAAAACTCCATGAAGATTAAAGCCATTATTCACGAAGCTGAAGAGGGCGGATACTGGGCAGAAGTTCCAGCTCTCCCCGGATGTGTTACTGAGGGAGACTCTCGGGAAGAAATCATAGAGAATTTGCAGGAGGCGATTATCGGGTGGTTAGAAGTTGCCAATGAAAGCGCACGGCTCCAACAGAGCGATCGCATTGTGGAAATAGCTGTATGAAATCAGTGTCTGGAAAAGTTTTGGGTAAAATTCTCGAGAGAAATCGAAATAAGGATTTGAAGATAGGAACGTTGAAAGCGTTAATGAAACAGACTGATTTATTGGAAGATGATTTACTGTAGCCCTTCTTTAATTGGAGTCAATAGACAACCCCCAAATTCCCCTCCTTGGAGGAGCTAGGGGTGGGTCAAACCTCTCCTGGGACGATCGTGCGATCGCGTTTTCGGCAGCTCAATAGTTGAAACTCAGGCAAAAAAAATGGGGATAGGTGATGTGCCTATCCCCAAGAAATTTTCAATAATCGAGACTTAGAAATTCATCTCTGCAGCCTGAACTTTCTCGAACTGTTTCTTCTTCAGTACCAAGAAAATTTGAGTAGTCATAACCAGAACCAAAAAGGCAATTAAACCTTGAATGCGAGTTGCACTTTGCAGAACGATTTCCGTATCTGCTTGACCGAAGCCACCCACATTCGGATTATTGGTTAAAGCTTCAGCAGCCGCAACCTCTTGCCCTTCCGAAACAATCACATCCAACCCAGCCGGAATGCTCTCTACCACAGCATCTCCTTCCGCTGGTTGAATGGTTACTTCATATCCGCCGTATTCCAAAGGACTAATCGCGGAAACTGTGCCAGCAGCAGAAGCGGTATAAACATTATTATTGCTATTGTCTCCAGTCGGATAGACTTGACCGCGACCTCGGTTTCCGCCAACGTGTACGGCATACTTACCGTAGTTAATTGATTGGTCCGTATTCGGATCGGGAGAAAGGACGGGGAAGACAATTTCTTGATGCTCGTCACCGGCTAAAGGACCGACAATAATTACATTATCTTGGTCTTCGGTATAGGTTTGGTAGTAAACGCCTTCCGTTTCTTCCTTCAGCTCTTCCGTCAGTCGATCCTCGGGAGCAATTTTAAAGCCTTCGGGGAGCATGATTACCGCACCCACATTCAGACCGCCTTTACTACCATCGCCCAACACTTGTTGTACGTCGGTATCGTAGGGAATTTTTACCACCGCTTTAAACACGGTGTCCGGGAGAACGGCTTGGGGAACTTCAACTTCAGTCGGTTTGGCGGCTAGATGGCAGTTGGCGCAAACAATGCGTCCGGTTGCCTCGCGAGGGGTTAGGGGGGCAGTTTGTTGGGCCCAAAATGGGTAAGCTGCTGCGGACTGGGGATAGAGCACATCTCCCGTCGCGAACAAAACTAAGCTAGCGATCGCCACTAACGCTAACCGGGTCAACATTTGCCGACCCTTATGCCACATTGCTAAAACAGAACAGTATTTCATTGGTTACAAACAGGGTCTAGATTCTCTCTCTCAATTAATTGACACGATCGCGCGATCGTGCATTACCCGCCATTGGGCTTAGGCCCACCAGGGGTCTTCGTTGGTGCGGAAGTCAGTTTCTTCCCAGTTGGTGAGGATGACTTTATCGTCGGTCACATCGGCATGAGCTAAGGCTAAAGACAGGGGCGCCGGTCCGCGAACCACTTTACCTTCAGCATTGTACTGGGAGCCGTGGCAAGGACAGATAAACTTGTTCTCGCTGGCATTCCAGGGGACGACGCATCCTAAGTGGGTGCAGACGGCGTTCAGGCCGTAGTTGGCTAAGGTTTTGTCTTGTTGGACCACCAGATAAGTCGGATCGCCTTTGAGTCCTTGGACTAAGGAGCGATCGCCGGCGGGATGAGACTCTAAATACTCGCTGGCGCGCACGTCGTTACCGGCAGAATCTTTTGCCGTTACGCCGCCTCCAGCACCGCCACTCGATGGAGGAATCATATAATTAACAACCGGATACAGAGCGCCCAAAGCTACTCCGGTTGCGGAACCAAAGGTTAATAGGTTCATAAATTGCCGTCGTCCCATGCTGGGAACATCGCTTGGTACGGAAGCTTCAGTCATTGGCTGTTTTCTTAATCAATTAACTTTATGTCGTGCTCGCAGAGGCGATCGCCTCAACTCAACGTTGACCGTATCATTTCGGCCAGCCCTCAGTTTACACTTTTCTATGAGAGTATTATTACATTTTTTTAACACCCCTTCCGAGGAAGAGAACAACAAATTTCCATCTCAACAATAGGAGAGAAGAAGTGACTGGAGAAGAATTACATCAATTGCTACTGGACAAATGGGGCTGTTCTTACGACGTGCAAGTGCGCAAGAGCCAAGGGAAGATCTTAGTCCAAATCATGTGGAAGTATTTGCAGCAGGCTTCGTTTCCTTTATCTCCTGACGAATATATGGCTCATTTGAATACGATCGCCCTCTACATCAACGGTTGGGGTGCTACGGAACAGCTAACGTCATATATCGCACAAACTCAAGACCGGCCGCGATTGGGGAGAGCGCTGACTCTGATCGTGGATTTAGGCGATCGCAGCTCCGAATGGATGGTTGACGATCGCTAGCTACTTAAAGAACTTTTGTAAGGATGTGTGAACTTTTACGGATTAGTTGCTCTAATGGTCGCCGATCGCAATACAACTGGAAATAGAGGCCCCTCCATGAGATCGACCTGAAGAACGATGACTATCGCCACCCATTCCCCCAAACCGGAACAGCAAACTCGCACTCGCATCCTGGATGCGGCGCAACGGTTGTTTGCTCGTCAAGGCTACGATGGCACGACAACGCGAGATCTGGCTCAAGCTGCAGGGGTCGCTGAAGGTACCCTATTTCGGCACTTCAAAAACAAGAAAGCGATCTTGCTCGATATTGCCACCCAAGGTTGGGTTGATATTCTCACCGACCTCTTGACGGAACTGAGCGAGATGGGTAGCTATCGCGATATCACCCAAGTGATGTGGCGGCGGATGGTGAGTTTGCATCGCAATGGCGATCGCATGAGAGTCTGTTTTATGGAGGCTCAGTTTCATCCGGAGTTGCGCGATCGGATTCAAGAGGACGTGATTGATAAAATGACTGATGTAGCCGAAGCGTTCTTTGAAACGGCCATGAAGCGCGGAGTATACCGGAAGATGAATCCGAAAATTGTCGCTCAAGTCTTCCTCGGCATGTTTGTTATTTCTGGGTTTAGTCAAACCACGATTATCGAACCGGATGCTTCCCCGGAGTCCATGCGCGAAATGGCGGAAGGGATGGCGGATATTTTCCTCCACGGCGTTTTGGCTAAAGAGGGGAAATAGAAAGCCGGAATTGGGAAAGGGGATCTTCCATGGAAATCCCCCTTTCGACTCGGTAGCAACAACCAAAATTGATAGAAAAAAGATGGCTGTAACCTTTTCTGTATCTTGTTGTGAGCGTTTTCAGTTCCATGGTATTTTCTATCGTCTCAAGAATGGCTGTAACTGGGAAGACTTACCAAAAGACCTGCCTTCTTACTCAACGGTGTACTGGCATTTAATTTCCCAATTGGGGTCGTATTCTGAAGGGCGAGCATACGTTGACTACTATATCGGAAATAATCCAACCACTCACCCTTCAGTTGTCAATTACTCGATCGCAGGTGAAACTGTTTTAAGATTGCAGTTTCACGTTTTCCGGAAGCCGATCGCAACGCACCAAATCTGCATAAGTTTCGCGCTCGATAATAATCTGTGCTTTCCCATCTGCAACTAACACGGCAGCAGGTCGAGTCACTCGGTTATAGTTAGAAGCCATACTGTAGTTATAGGCTCCCGTGGCGGCGATCGCCAATACATCTCCATTTTTCAGGTCTGGAAGTTGAGCGCTTTGCAAGAGAATGTCTCCGGACTCGCAATGTTTCCCCGCAACCGTGACCGTTTCGCTACAAGGCTCCGACATGCGATCGGCGGCCACGGCGCGATATTCGGCTTGGTAGGTAATGGGACGGGCATTATCGGACATCCCGCCATCTACAGCGATGTAGGTGCGCATTCCCGGAATCGACTTCCGCGCGCCCACGGTATAAGCGGTCACGCAAGACGAGCCAACTAGAGAGCGTCCCGGTTCGCAGATTAAGCGAGGATACG from Roseofilum casamattae BLCC-M143 carries:
- a CDS encoding bleomycin hydrolase, coding for MLDAFSRAVVTADASTSTLSGEAIGELKSFIAEGNKRLDAVNAIASNASCCVSDAITGMICENQGLIQAGGNCYPNRRMAACLRDGEIVLRYVAYALLAGDASVLEDRCLNGLKETYAALGVPTTSTVRAVQIMKAVCVAHINNTNEMYKGTSKYRTMDTAQGDCSALAAECASYFDRVASALS
- a CDS encoding bleomycin hydrolase; this translates as MKSVVTTAIAAADAAGRFPSSSDLESVQGSLSRAAARLEAAEKLSGNVDAVAQEAYDACIKKYPYLNNTGEANSTDVFRAKCLRDIKHYMRLISYCLATGGTGPLDEWGIAGQREVYRALGLPTAPYVEALSFARNRGCAPRDMSAQALVEYNALLDYVINSLS
- a CDS encoding HEAT repeat domain-containing protein, giving the protein MSNEPLFERLKHPNPNLRERAMMELAQKRDETTIPRLIEMVDEENVDYRRAAVKALGVIGPDAVPAIVELLQSHENPTIQASCVKALAQVAVNYEGETFPAEGVEGLKFGLNHPNPVVYLASVMAIGAVGSPMLDVLIETVQTTDNPAVSVAIINAFTSIGDRRAESILATLAADESADPYIRESAESAIPRLQQTIEYRNMKSS
- a CDS encoding peptidoglycan-binding protein — its product is MESLALTYNFLAYEDTNLAPQLRSCLAISPTLKTATIGLIALGLTASIVGTADGALAMASRGESGLEVEYLQEQLKAAGYFPRGVASTGYFGSITEEALRHYQYDMGLVVDGVAGPQTYASLEGRGSDVATTDNHMVAATALNVRVGAGTSFPVRDVVYYGEPVSVDYINSSGWAKLSDGGWVASNYLAQG
- a CDS encoding type II toxin-antitoxin system HicB family antitoxin, coding for MKIKAIIHEAEEGGYWAEVPALPGCVTEGDSREEIIENLQEAIIGWLEVANESARLQQSDRIVEIAV
- the petA gene encoding cytochrome f translates to MKYCSVLAMWHKGRQMLTRLALVAIASLVLFATGDVLYPQSAAAYPFWAQQTAPLTPREATGRIVCANCHLAAKPTEVEVPQAVLPDTVFKAVVKIPYDTDVQQVLGDGSKGGLNVGAVIMLPEGFKIAPEDRLTEELKEETEGVYYQTYTEDQDNVIIVGPLAGDEHQEIVFPVLSPDPNTDQSINYGKYAVHVGGNRGRGQVYPTGDNSNNNVYTASAAGTVSAISPLEYGGYEVTIQPAEGDAVVESIPAGLDVIVSEGQEVAAAEALTNNPNVGGFGQADTEIVLQSATRIQGLIAFLVLVMTTQIFLVLKKKQFEKVQAAEMNF
- the petC gene encoding cytochrome b6-f complex iron-sulfur subunit; this encodes MTEASVPSDVPSMGRRQFMNLLTFGSATGVALGALYPVVNYMIPPSSGGAGGGVTAKDSAGNDVRASEYLESHPAGDRSLVQGLKGDPTYLVVQQDKTLANYGLNAVCTHLGCVVPWNASENKFICPCHGSQYNAEGKVVRGPAPLSLALAHADVTDDKVILTNWEETDFRTNEDPWWA
- a CDS encoding DUF3067 family protein, which codes for MTGEELHQLLLDKWGCSYDVQVRKSQGKILVQIMWKYLQQASFPLSPDEYMAHLNTIALYINGWGATEQLTSYIAQTQDRPRLGRALTLIVDLGDRSSEWMVDDR
- a CDS encoding TetR/AcrR family transcriptional regulator → MTIATHSPKPEQQTRTRILDAAQRLFARQGYDGTTTRDLAQAAGVAEGTLFRHFKNKKAILLDIATQGWVDILTDLLTELSEMGSYRDITQVMWRRMVSLHRNGDRMRVCFMEAQFHPELRDRIQEDVIDKMTDVAEAFFETAMKRGVYRKMNPKIVAQVFLGMFVISGFSQTTIIEPDASPESMREMAEGMADIFLHGVLAKEGK
- a CDS encoding transposase; this translates as MAVTFSVSCCERFQFHGIFYRLKNGCNWEDLPKDLPSYSTVYWHLISQLGSYSEGRAYVDYYIGNNPTTHPSVVNYSIAGETVLRLQFHVFRKPIATHQICISFALDNNLCFPICN